The Streptomyces sp. NBC_00775 genome includes the window TACCCCGTGGACGAGTCACGGTGGGAGGGGCGCCGGATCAGGCCGTACGCGGCGGGGAGCTGGGCAGAGGGCGACGCCTACGGGGCCGCTGCCGCGGAGCTTGCCGATGCCGGGCTCGAGGTCCACACCTGGGTGGTTCTCGCGCACAACTCCCGTATGGGGGCCGAGCATCCGTCCACTTCCGTGGTCAACGCGTATGGGGACCGGTATCCCTGGGCGCCGTGCATCGCGCAGCCCGGGACGCGGGACTATCTGGTCGGCCTCGCGGCGGAGGCGGCGGTACGGCCGGGGGCTCGTGGTACGGAGCTGGAGTCGCTGGGGTGGTACGGGCTGGCGCATCTGCACGCGCACGACAAGATCGGCGGGGTGGGGCTCGGGGATGCCGGGCAGTACCTGATGTCGCTGTGCTTCTGTGCGGTGTGCCTCGACGGTTACGCGGAACAGGGGCTTGACGGGCGGGAGTTGGCGGCCGCCGTACGGGGGGCTCTGGAGCCGGTGTGGCGGGGGGCGCCGTCGGACGGTGGGTGGGCGGGGGTCGAGAAGCTGCTCGGGGCGGGGGCCGCGGGGGCTACGCGTGTGTGGCGTGACGGGGTGGCTCGTACGCTCCAGGAGGCGGCGGTCTCGGCGGTACGGGCGGCTGCGCCGGGCGGGTTCCAGGTGCTGCTGCACGCGGATCCGGTGTCGTACCACTGCGGTGCGAACGCCGGGGTCGACCCCGGGCACATCCTGTCCGTGGCGGATGGGGTGGTCGTGCCGTGCACCGGTGGTGCCGGGCTGTTGACTCCCTTCGCGGAGGCGGCGCGGGAGGGCAGCGTGCTGGCCGCCAACTTCACCGTGGTGTCGGGGATGGGGGGCCGGCCGGGCGCGCTCGCCGCGGACGCGGAGCGCGCGGCTTCGCTGGGCGCGACGGAACTTCGGCTGTATCACGCCGGGTTGGCGTCTGATGGGGATCTGCGGGCTGTGGGGGTGGCGGTGGCGGGGCTGGGGTGAGGGGGCGGTTCGGTGGTTCGGTGGCGTGGGGGTGGGTCGGGGCCGCGCCGGTACGTCCAGCCCGTCGCCGGTGGGCATTACTGCCTGCTGCCACAGCATGAACTTGCCCATAACCACGTATGCGACGGGCTGGACGTACCGACACGGCCCCTTCTGTGCGTCGCCGACTGCGCCGCCGTCGTAGCGGGTGGGGGTGGGTGGGGCCGTCGTGCGTCGCCGGGTGCGGGTGTGTGTCGGCTGGGGGTGGGCGGTGCCGTGCGTCGAACGGTTCCGGGGGGTGTTTTTAGGGGCGCGGGGAACTGCGCGCCCAGCCCCCACCGCCCCGCAGACGACGAACAACCCCGGTCATTTCAGGGGCGCGGGGAACGGCGCAATCTTTTGGGGGTCTGGGGGCGGAGCCCCCAGGAACGGGATGGGACGGGTAGGGGCGGCGGGGGCGAGGAAGTGCTTTAGGGCGGTGGTGCGGAGGGGGTGTCGCGGAGCAGAGGGGGCAGGGTGAGGAGGCGGGTGAGGCCCAGGGTGGCCAAGAGGAGGCGGTAGTCGATCAGTTCGACCAGGGCGGCGCCGGCGGCCAGGCCGAGGGCGTTGGGAGCGTAGAGAAGGGTGTTCGCGGTGGCGGTGGTGCGGCCCAGGAGATGGGCCGGAGTCTCCCGCTGGACCGCGGTGTACGTCGCGATCAGAACGCAGGGGAGACCGACACCCACGGCGGCGCAGGAGACGAGGGTCAGGGGATCGGAAGGGACCGAGCGGAGCGCCACCGCGGTGGCCGTGAGAGCGATCCCGTACCCGGCGAAACGGCGTTCGCCCAGCCGGCGCAGGAGGGGGCCGCAGACCAGGCCGATCGTCACCGAGCCGGCGCCCTGGACGACGTAGAGGAGACCCACGTACGTGGGGGAGTGGCCCAGGCCCTCGGCCACGGCGTAGATCGTCGCGCCGTTGAGGCCCGCGAAGAGCATGGTCGTACCGCCGGCCAGGACCAGGGGGCGGAGGCGGGGGTGGTCCCAGACGAAGCGGGCGCCCTCGGCCGTGCGGGTTCGCCAGGCGGCAGGGGTGGCTTCGGGGGGCGGGGGCTCTTGGACTCGTAGCAGCGCGCACACGCCCGCCGCCAGCGCGAACGTCACCGCGTCCAGCAGCGCGACCCGCGCACCGCCGTACGCCGCGTACAGACCCGCCCCGGCCAGGGGAGCCAACAGCTTCATGCCCTCGTTGGCCGTCATGCGCAGGCCGTTGAAGTCGCCGAGCAGGGTCTTGTCGACCGCGGTGGCCAGCAGCGCCGACTCCGCCGCGTCCTGGACGACGCCTGCCGCGCCGTAGAGGAGCAGCACCGTGAAGAGGATCCACAGGCGGTCCGGGGTGTCCACGGCGAAGAGGGCGAGGAGGAGCGCGGCCAGGGCCAGGTTCGTGGTGATCAGGAGTGGGCGGCGGCGGGTGCGGTCCGCCAGAGTGCCGAGGAGAGGGCCGATGAGTGTGGGGGCCCAGAGCGCGAAGACGCAGAGGGCCGCCAGGCCGTTCGAGCCCGTCAGGTCCTTGACCCAGATGCCCGAGGCCAGCCACATCGCCGACGATCCGAAACCGGAGACCACGACTCCGGTCAGGTACAACCCCGCGTTGCGGTCACTGAGAACACGCGCCACCGTCCATGTCATGGCAGGTGATCGTGGTCCTAAGGCGGCCGCCGGGGGATCGGGCATGTGCCTTACCCGGCCTGGCGGAAACCGTTGCTGTCTAAGCCGGGCCGAAGGCTCCAGGTGGGGGTGCCTGGAGCCTTCGGCCCCGGATCAGGGGCAGGTACGTCGCAACGGGGACGGAGGCCGGCGTGAGCGGTCAGCGGGCCGTGCCGAAGTCCTGCGTCCAGTAGCTGCCGGGCTGCGCGAGGCCGACGCCGATCTCCTTGTAACCGCAGTCCAGGATGTTGCGCTTGTGGCCGGGGCTGGACATCCAGCCCGCCATGACCTGCTCGGGGGTCGAGTATCCGTACGCGACGTTCTCGCCGTAGGAACTCCAGATGTAGCCGGCACGCGTGATCCGTGTGCCCGGATCCGAACCGTCGGAGCCCGTGTGCGACATGTTCTGGTGGCTCGCCATGTCCACGCTGTGCGCCTGGGCGGCCTTCGCGAGCTTCGCGTTCAAGGTCAGCGGAGAGCAGCCGACCTTGCTGCGCTCGCTGTTGACCAGGGCCACGATGCGAGCCACGGCGCTGGAGGCTGCCGGGGCCGCCGTGGCAGGGGCGGCCGAGGACGCCTTGGGTGCCGTGGCCGCCTTCGAGGCGGTTGCGGTGGGTGCCGCGGTTGCCTTCCGGGCGGGGGTCTTGGACGCGGTGGGTGCTGTCGTGGCGGGCGCGGTGGCTGTCTGCGAAGCCGAAGCCGAAGCGGATGCCGAGGGCCGCGACGTCCACTCGCCGTTCTTCCACCGCTCCTGCGAGGACGTGTTCCTCCAGTTCTGCCACTGGCCGCCGTACGACTCGGCACCCTGGCTGCCCTGATGGTTCATACAGGCCATGGCGGCGGTCGGTAGCGCCAGCGCGCTCACCACGACAGCAGCGATGGTTATCTTCCGGTGGCGCGTCTTCCTACGGTGCTTCCTCATGGTGACCTCGCTCCGTCGTCGCGGGTGCGCCTCCGGTGGGCCGGCTCGGCATGGACGCTGTGCCTGAGCTGCGGTGACGCCTTGTGGGGCCGTCATTGTTAAAACCTGAGTGAGTGAGCGGCAACGAGCGCTACTACTACCCGGCCTCGTAGTCCACGAACGGCCTTGAATCGGGCGCACGGGTGTGCTGACGCGGCTCACCGGCGCGCGGCAGGGTCTGGCACTCCGTCAGAAGCCCCCCTGTGCCCGGCGGGCGGGGTGAAAGAAGCGGGCGGGATGCATGCCATTGGATCATGTGCGCCGTATGTCGGATTCCAGACGGCAAGTCTGGCTATATCGCCCAGGCGTCATGTACTACCGAACCGCGTTGATGCCGGATGTCGACGTGATGGATGTCACTGTGAGCTGCTGCAACCATTCCCGACGGACGCGACGGCGCCTCATCGCGGTGCATGCGATGAGCGTGCAAGCGATGAGTGCGCAAGCAGTGAGTGCGGAAGCGATGAGTTTTGCGCGCCGCCTGGGTCTACCCCGTCAGTGGACACGCGTGCTGAGTGCTGAGGAGACGTGGATGACCGGCCAGACTTTCGACCTCGGGCCGCAGGCCCTGATCGTGGCGCGCCTCGCGCAGGGCGTGACCGAGGAGCAGCTCGACGGCGTGACCCCCTGTCCGGGGCTCGCGGTGCACAACATGCTCGGGCATGTGGCCGGGCTGGTCATCGCCTTCCGCGACGCCGCGCGCAAGGACCTGGGCCCTACGACGGCCACCAGCCCGGGCTCCTTCGTGCCCGACATCGAGCCCGGCTGGCGCGAGGCCCTGCCCAAGGCGCTCGACGAGCTCGCCGAGGCCTGGCGCGACCCGGCCGCCTGGACGGGTGAGACCCGGGCGGGCGGGGTCTCCCTGCCCGGTGCGGTGGCGGCCGCCGTCGCCGCCGACGAGCTGGTGGTGCACGGGTGGGATCTCGCCCGTGCCACCGGCCAGGAGTACGAGCCCGATGCCGCTGCCCTCCAGGCGTCGCAGGGGCTCCTCGCCAGCGCGGCCGAGGATCCGAGCAGGGACGGGGGCCTCTTCGGGCCCGTGGTGCCGGTGCCGGACGACGCACCGCTGCTCGACCGGGTGATCGGGCTCAGCGGCCGCGACCCCGGCTGGAAGCCGTAGGGCACCGGCACATACAGGCGCCTGAGAAGTCGCCGAGCTGTGGTGTACGCGGACACCTGAGGAGCCGGCGGAGTGGCGGCGCGCGCGACACGCCCGGTGCCGCAGCGCCCTGGAGCGCCGGAAAAAGGGGAGCCCGCGGTGCTGCCGTTCCGTACGCTCCCCGCATGTCTCTCGCCCTCACCGTCCTCGGCACCGCCTCCCCCCACCCGGGGCCCGGCCGCCCCTGCTCCGGCTATCTGCTGAGCGGCGGGGGTGCCGAGGTGTGGGTCGACGCCGGGCCCGGGAGCTTCGCCGAATTGCAGAGGCATACGGATCCGGCGCGGCTGGACGCGATCTGGATCTCGCATCTGCACGCGGATCACTGTGCCGACCTCCTCTCCGCCGTCTACGGGCTGGCGTACGGCGGGCTCACCCCCTCCGCCCCCCTTCCCGTGTACGGGCCGCCCGAGCTCGGGCAGCGGCTCGCCGGGTTCTTCGGGCAGCGGGATCCCGGGTTCCTGAGCGGGGTCTTCGACCTCCGGACCCTGCACGACGGGCATGACACGCGCGTGGGCGAACTGCGCCTTCGTACGCGTGCCGTCGTGCACGACACCGAGGCGTACGGGCTGCGGGCCGAGTGCGACGGGAGCGTTTTCGCGTACTCCGGAGACAGTGGTCCCTGCCCGGCGCTCACCGAACTCGCCGCCGGCGCCGACCTGTTCCTCTGTGAGGCCGACATCGACCGGCATCGCGGAAGCGAACGCCAGGTGCATCTCACGCCCGAGGACGCCGGCGCCGTGGCCAAGGAGGCCGGCGTACGGGAGTTGCTGGTCACCCATGTGGGGCCGACGCTCACCCCGGAGTCCGCCACCGAGCGCGCCGGCGTCGTCTTCGGCGGCCGGACCACCACCGCCCGCGAGGGCGGCATCGCGAGCCTCTGACGCAGCTTCTGACACCGAGGGCCGACTCACCGGTCACTCCAACTTCTTTTGTCAGAAGCGTTGACGAAACACAGGAGCGCTCCTACCTTCAACCCGTCGTACTTCGTACGTCATATATGAGACGCGATATGCGAGATCCGATACACGCGATCGGAAGCCCGCGATCCGACACGTGAGATCCGAGAGGCGCGCATGACCTCTGTGCCCACCCCGATCCCGTCCCGCACGCAGTTCGTGCTGGAGGGGATCAAACACCGCATCCTCACCGGGCAGTTGACCCCGGGACAGGCCCTGGTCGAGACCGAGCTCGCCGCACAGTTCGGGGTGTCCAAGACGCCCGTGCGCGAGGCGCTCAAGACCCTGGCCGGTACCGGGCTCGTCGTGATGAACCAGTACAAGGGCGTCACGGTGCGCATGGTGGACGCGGACATGGCGCGCGAGGTGTACGACGTGCGGCTGCTCCTCGAACCGGAGGCGCTGCGGCGGACCGTACGGCGCGAGGCGTCGCTCGCCGCCGCGCGGGACGCGCTGACGCGAGCCGACGAAGCCGCCGACACCGCCGAACGCTCCCTGGCCAACCGGGAGTTCCACCGCGCCCTGTACGTGTCCTGCGGCAATCCGCTGCTCGGCCGGATGCTCGACGAAGTACGCGACCAGGCCGCCCTGGTCTCGGCGGTCGCCTGGGCCGCCGACCCGTCCTGGGAGCGCGAGGCGAACGAGCACCGGGAGATCCTGCGGCTCGCCCTCGACGGTGACGCCGATGGCGCGGCCGGCGCGCTGCACGCCCATATCGCGTCGTTCGTGCAACGGGCCTTCCCCCAGGGCCAGGAAGAGGATGAACAGGAATGACAGCGACGTACGAGACCCAGCGGGCGGCGCTCGCCGAGGTCGTGGCGATCCCCGTGACTCCGTTCGCCGAGGACGGCACGATCGACCGCGACACCCACCGGGCCCTGCTGCGTCGGCTGCTCGACGGCGGGGTGAAGACCCTCACGCCGAACGGCAACACCGGTGAGTTCTACGCCCTGACACCCGAAGAGCGGCAGCTCGTCACCGAGTTGACCATCGAGGAGACCGGGGACCGGGCGGTTGTTCTCGTTGGTGTCGGACATGACGTGCCGACCGCCGTCGCCTCGGCGCGGCACGCTCGCGCGCTCGGTGCGCAGATGGTGATGGTCCACCAGCCCGTGCATCCGTATGTGTCGGAGGGCGGCTGGGTCGACTACCACCGGGCCATCGCCGAGTCCGTGCCCGAACTGGGCGTCGTTCCCTACATCCGTAATCCGCTGCTCGCGGGGGCGCGGCTCGCCGAGCTCGCCGATGTGTGCCCGAACGTCATCGGGGTGAAGTACGCCGTTCCGGACGCCGCACGTTTCGCCGCCTTCGCCCGGGACGCGGGCCTTGAACGGTTCGTGTGGGTGGCCGGGCTCGCCGAGCCGTACGCGCCCTCGTACTTCTCGGCCGGTGCCACGGGCTTCACCTCGGGGCTCGTGAACGTCGCCCCGTCCGTTTCGCTGAACATGATCGAAGCGCTTCGATCCGGCGACTACCCGGCCGCCATGAAGGTCTGGGAGCAGATCCGCCGCTTCGAGGAGCTGCGCGCGGCCAACGCCTCCGCGAACAACGTCACCGTGGTCAAGGAGGCCCTGGCCTCGCTCGGGCTGTGCCGCCGTGACGTCCGCCCGCCGAGCAAGCCGCTGCCCGAGAGCGAGCGCGCCGAGGTCGCCGCGATAGCCGCCGGATGGTCCATATGAACAGCCACGACGAGCAGCGCAGACGGCCCGAGGACCTCAGAAGCCACCAGTGGTACGGCAGCGGCGTCTCGTCGGGTCTGCGCTCCTTCAGCCACCGGGCCCGCACCCGCCAGCTCGGTTATCTGCCCGAGGAGCACCTGGGCAAGCCGGTCATCGCGATCCTCAACACGTGGAGCGACATCAACCCCTGTCATGTGCATCTGCGCGACCGTGCGCAGGCCGTGAAGCGGGGGGTGTGGCAGGCCGGGGGTTTCCCGCTCGAATTCCCGGTCTCCACGCTGAGCGAGACCTTCCAGAAGCCGACCCCGATGCTCTACCGCAACATGCTCGCGATGGAGACCGAGGAGCTGCTGCGGTCCTACCCCGTCGACGGGGCCGTGCTGATGGGCGGCTGCGACAAGTCCACGCCCGCCCTGCTGATGGGGGCCGCCTCCGTCGATCTGCCGGCCGTCTTCGTGCCCGCCGGGCCCATGCTGCCGGGCCACTGGCGCAATGAGGTCCTCGGCTCCGGCACCGACATGTGGAAGTACTGGGACGACAAGCGCGCCGGGCTCATCGGGGACTGCGAGATGACCGAGCTGGAGAGCGGTCTCGCCCGCTCGCCCGGTCACTGCATGACCATGGGTACGGCGTCCACGCTGACGGCGGCCGCCGAGGCGCTCGGTGTGACCGTCCCGGGCGCGTCGAGCATCCCCGCCGTGGACTCCGGGCACGATCGGATGGCCGCGGCATCCGGCATGAGGATCGTTGAACAAGTCCACAAGGACCGCAGACTCTCCGCCATCCTCACCGCCGACGCCTTCGAGGACGCGGTGACGACCGTCCTCGGCCTCGGCGGCTCCACCAACGCCGTGATCCACCTGATCGCGATGGCCGGCCGGGCGGGCGTCCGCCTCACCCTCGACGACTTCGACCGCATCGCCCGCACGGTCCCCGTGCTCGCGAACGTACGGCCCGGCGGCCAGACGTACCTGATGGAGGACTTCCACTTCGCCGGCGGCCTGCCGGGGTTCCTGTCGCGGATCACCGATCTGCTGCACCTGGACCGGCCGACGGTGTCGTACGACAGCCTGCGTGAGCAGCTGGCGAGTGCGCGGGTCCACAACGACGACGTCATCCGCACCCGGGAGAACCCCGTGGCGACCGAGGGCGGAGTCGCCGTCCTGCGCGGCAACCTCTGCCCGGACGGCGCGGTCATCAAGCACATCGCCGCGGAGCCGCAGCTGCTCAAGCACACGGGTCCCGCGGTCGTCTTCGACGACTACAAGACCATGCAGCGGACCATCAACGACCCGTCCCTCGGGATCACGGCGGACAGCGTGCTGGTGCTGCGCAACGCCGGGCCCAAGGGCGGTCCGGGTATGCCCGAGTACGGGATGCTGCCCATCCCCGACCATCTGCTGAAGCAGGGCGTACGGGACATGGTGCGGATCTCCGACGCCCGGATGAGCGGCACGAGTTACGGCGCGTGCGTGCTGCACGTGGCGCCCGAGTCGTACGTCGGCGGGCCGCTCGCGCTGGTGCGGACCGGGGACACGATCACCCTCGACGTCGAGGCACGGTCGCTTCAGCTCAACGTGGACGACGTGGAGCTGGAGCGAAGGCGGGCGGAGTGGACGCCGCCGCCCGTCCGTTACGAGCGCGGCTACGGCGCGCTCTACAACGAGCAGATCACCCAGGCGGACACCGGCTGCGACTTCGAGTTCCTGGCCAGGCCGGGCACGGTGCAGGACCCGTACGCGGGCTGAATCACCCTCGGCACTTCATTTGGCCGAGATCTCGAACAACGTATGCGAAGCGCTTCACCGCAAGAACGCACGAGAACGCCCGAGAAACGGAGACCAGTCATGGCCCAAGCCGCAGCCGTGGCGAAACCGCCCGCGCCACCCCGGCGACGCCGTGCCTCCGCGACCCCGCGCAGGCTCCCGTATCTGCTGATCGCCCCGGCGGCGCTGCTGATGCTGGGCTTCATCGCCTACCCCGTCATCAGCGTCTTCTACTACAGCCTGCAGAACTTCAACCCGACCAAGCCGTGGCGCAACGGATTCGCGGGCTTCGACAACTTCACGCACGCCTTCACCGACGACCCCCAGTTCTGGGACACGCTGACCTTCAGCGCCAAGTGGGTCATCGTCGAGGTGGGCCTGCAACTGCTGTTCGGTCTGGCGCTCGCACTGATCGTCAACCAGACCTTCGTGGGGCGGGCCATCGGCCGCGCGCTGGTCTTCTCGCCGTGGGCCGTCTCCGGTGTGCTGACCTCCGCGATCTGGGTGCTGCTCTACAACTCCCAGACAGGCATTACGC containing:
- a CDS encoding MBL fold metallo-hydrolase, producing the protein MSLALTVLGTASPHPGPGRPCSGYLLSGGGAEVWVDAGPGSFAELQRHTDPARLDAIWISHLHADHCADLLSAVYGLAYGGLTPSAPLPVYGPPELGQRLAGFFGQRDPGFLSGVFDLRTLHDGHDTRVGELRLRTRAVVHDTEAYGLRAECDGSVFAYSGDSGPCPALTELAAGADLFLCEADIDRHRGSERQVHLTPEDAGAVAKEAGVRELLVTHVGPTLTPESATERAGVVFGGRTTTAREGGIASL
- a CDS encoding CAP domain-containing protein, producing MARIVALVNSERSKVGCSPLTLNAKLAKAAQAHSVDMASHQNMSHTGSDGSDPGTRITRAGYIWSSYGENVAYGYSTPEQVMAGWMSSPGHKRNILDCGYKEIGVGLAQPGSYWTQDFGTAR
- a CDS encoding MFS transporter, with protein sequence MTWTVARVLSDRNAGLYLTGVVVSGFGSSAMWLASGIWVKDLTGSNGLAALCVFALWAPTLIGPLLGTLADRTRRRPLLITTNLALAALLLALFAVDTPDRLWILFTVLLLYGAAGVVQDAAESALLATAVDKTLLGDFNGLRMTANEGMKLLAPLAGAGLYAAYGGARVALLDAVTFALAAGVCALLRVQEPPPPEATPAAWRTRTAEGARFVWDHPRLRPLVLAGGTTMLFAGLNGATIYAVAEGLGHSPTYVGLLYVVQGAGSVTIGLVCGPLLRRLGERRFAGYGIALTATAVALRSVPSDPLTLVSCAAVGVGLPCVLIATYTAVQRETPAHLLGRTTATANTLLYAPNALGLAAGAALVELIDYRLLLATLGLTRLLTLPPLLRDTPSAPPP
- a CDS encoding TIGR03086 family metal-binding protein; amino-acid sequence: MTGQTFDLGPQALIVARLAQGVTEEQLDGVTPCPGLAVHNMLGHVAGLVIAFRDAARKDLGPTTATSPGSFVPDIEPGWREALPKALDELAEAWRDPAAWTGETRAGGVSLPGAVAAAVAADELVVHGWDLARATGQEYEPDAAALQASQGLLASAAEDPSRDGGLFGPVVPVPDDAPLLDRVIGLSGRDPGWKP
- a CDS encoding GntR family transcriptional regulator; amino-acid sequence: MTSVPTPIPSRTQFVLEGIKHRILTGQLTPGQALVETELAAQFGVSKTPVREALKTLAGTGLVVMNQYKGVTVRMVDADMAREVYDVRLLLEPEALRRTVRREASLAAARDALTRADEAADTAERSLANREFHRALYVSCGNPLLGRMLDEVRDQAALVSAVAWAADPSWEREANEHREILRLALDGDADGAAGALHAHIASFVQRAFPQGQEEDEQE
- the araD gene encoding L-arabinonate dehydratase; translation: MNSHDEQRRRPEDLRSHQWYGSGVSSGLRSFSHRARTRQLGYLPEEHLGKPVIAILNTWSDINPCHVHLRDRAQAVKRGVWQAGGFPLEFPVSTLSETFQKPTPMLYRNMLAMETEELLRSYPVDGAVLMGGCDKSTPALLMGAASVDLPAVFVPAGPMLPGHWRNEVLGSGTDMWKYWDDKRAGLIGDCEMTELESGLARSPGHCMTMGTASTLTAAAEALGVTVPGASSIPAVDSGHDRMAAASGMRIVEQVHKDRRLSAILTADAFEDAVTTVLGLGGSTNAVIHLIAMAGRAGVRLTLDDFDRIARTVPVLANVRPGGQTYLMEDFHFAGGLPGFLSRITDLLHLDRPTVSYDSLREQLASARVHNDDVIRTRENPVATEGGVAVLRGNLCPDGAVIKHIAAEPQLLKHTGPAVVFDDYKTMQRTINDPSLGITADSVLVLRNAGPKGGPGMPEYGMLPIPDHLLKQGVRDMVRISDARMSGTSYGACVLHVAPESYVGGPLALVRTGDTITLDVEARSLQLNVDDVELERRRAEWTPPPVRYERGYGALYNEQITQADTGCDFEFLARPGTVQDPYAG
- a CDS encoding dihydrodipicolinate synthase family protein, with product MTATYETQRAALAEVVAIPVTPFAEDGTIDRDTHRALLRRLLDGGVKTLTPNGNTGEFYALTPEERQLVTELTIEETGDRAVVLVGVGHDVPTAVASARHARALGAQMVMVHQPVHPYVSEGGWVDYHRAIAESVPELGVVPYIRNPLLAGARLAELADVCPNVIGVKYAVPDAARFAAFARDAGLERFVWVAGLAEPYAPSYFSAGATGFTSGLVNVAPSVSLNMIEALRSGDYPAAMKVWEQIRRFEELRAANASANNVTVVKEALASLGLCRRDVRPPSKPLPESERAEVAAIAAGWSI